The following nucleotide sequence is from Kiritimatiella glycovorans.
GCCTGAGGCTGACGGAGTTTTTTTGCGGGAGGGTGTCATGGAACGACGGCTGGGCTTTATCGGTATCGTACTGGAAGACCGCGAGCACGCGGCCCCGGCGGTCAATGCCCTGCTTACGGAATACGGCGGGCTGATCGTATCCCGCACAGGGGTGCCCTACCACCGCCGCCACTGCGCGGTCATCGCACTGGTGGTCGACGCCACGACCGACGAACTCGGCAAGCTCACCGGACAGCTCGGACGCATCGACGGCGTCTCCGTGAAGTCGATGCTCAGCAAACACGCGCCGACGGCCGATCGGGAAGGCTGCGGGGAGGGTCTGCCTTCATGACCGCCGCCACGAAAAGAGCTCAGGAAACGCGGACGGAGCGGGACGCGCTCGGCGAACGCCGGATCGCCGCGCAGGCTCCATGGGGGATTCATACCGAACGGGCGCGGGACAATTTCCGGCTGACCGGCCGACCCGTACGCCGCGCATTCATCCTCGCCCTTCTGGACGTGAAGCGCGCCTGCGCCGAGGCCAATCGGGAGCTGGGCCACCTCGAGGACCGTGTCGGCGAGGCGATCGTGTCCGCGTGCGAGGACCTGATCGCGGACTTCACGCACGAGGCCTTCCCGGTCGATGCGCTGCAGGGCGGCGCGGGGACCTCGCTGAACATGAACGTCAACGAAGTCGTCGCCAACCGCGCCCTCGCCCGGCTTGGCCGCGCATCCGGGGACTACGGCACGGTCCACCCGCTGGACCACGTCAATCTCCACCAGTCCACCAACGACACGGTGCCCACGGCACTGCGGGTGGCGGCCATCCGGGGCCTGCGCGAACTGAGCGCCGCCTTCGCGGAGCTGCAGGGCGCGTTTCAGCGGAAGGAACAGGCCTTCGCGAATATCGTCGCCCTCGGGCGCACCGAGCGCGTGGCCGCGGTCCCGCTGACGCTCGGGGCGGAGTTCTCCGCGTTCGCGGGGGCCTTCGCGCGCGACCGCTGGCGCACGTTCAAATGCGAGGAGCGGCTGCGGGTCGTCAATCTCGGCGGCACGGCGGTCGGTACGGGGCTGACCGCCCCGCGCGACTACATCTTTCTGGCCATCGAGAAACTGCGCACCGCGACCGGGGTCGGGCTCAGCCGCGGCGAGAACATGGTCGACCAGACCGCCAACGCCGACGCCTTCGTCGAGGTCTCCGGCGTGCTCGACGCCGCGGCCTCGAACCTGATCAAGATCGCCGACGATCTGC
It contains:
- a CDS encoding TM1266 family iron-only hydrogenase system putative regulator → MERRLGFIGIVLEDREHAAPAVNALLTEYGGLIVSRTGVPYHRRHCAVIALVVDATTDELGKLTGQLGRIDGVSVKSMLSKHAPTADREGCGEGLPS
- a CDS encoding lyase family protein, coding for MTAATKRAQETRTERDALGERRIAAQAPWGIHTERARDNFRLTGRPVRRAFILALLDVKRACAEANRELGHLEDRVGEAIVSACEDLIADFTHEAFPVDALQGGAGTSLNMNVNEVVANRALARLGRASGDYGTVHPLDHVNLHQSTNDTVPTALRVAAIRGLRELSAAFAELQGAFQRKEQAFANIVALGRTERVAAVPLTLGAEFSAFAGAFARDRWRTFKCEERLRVVNLGGTAVGTGLTAPRDYIFLAIEKLRTATGVGLSRGENMVDQTANADAFVEVSGVLDAAASNLIKIADDLRTLSMLGEIRLPAVQPGSSIMPGKVNPVILESVIQAAIRVRAHHGTVADGASRASLQICEFLPLLGDALLESIELLANAAQSLAVHADGIEADAARCREHLDRSPELITAFVPELGYDRCAGLVKDWKCTDHGDMRAFLKEKLGDDAVRERLSPQALTALGHQEARKKY